From Danio rerio strain Tuebingen ecotype United States chromosome 2, GRCz12tu, whole genome shotgun sequence:
tggtCACATTGGGCTCCATCAACACTGACACACTGCACATGACGAATCAAACAGATCAAAAATGCTTGTCAGCTCTGCAAGGGAAGTGACTTTtgctcatgtttttgttttgtcataTTTTGCAAGTGCAGTCATTTCCATTTGAATTACTGTAATAATGATAGAATTAACTTTACTGGAGGAAATTTTTGATAATCGAGCATTATttacataaacacattaagagtaaattatattatacatgaatatactacatttttataataaatattttacaaaatcacTTATCAATTgagtataattttaatattaggtTACATTTACTATTGTATAGATTACATTTGCATTACTTATGTAATAGTATATATGACTGCATTGTTATTGCTTAGAGACGATGAAATTTTATCATGAAGTTTCATCCTAAAAGATATTTTGTTTCATAACCGCCTTTGCAGTCAAGCTTTTTTGTCATTTCTGGAGGTGCAGTTCCACCTTCAGAGATGATTCGTAATATGTTTCTCGTTTCATATATTTTGGAAATAAACCTGCACATCAAAACATGTGACTCAGGAGCCGAGACCTTTTGTTCAACAGTTACATAAAGCTGTATGCAAGCTGTTACCTTGACATTGACAAGCAGTTCCCACAGGTTTCTGGGCGGCATGACAATTGTGGTGTTGAGCTCGATCACGTAGCACTTATCCAACGCAATGTCGTAGTAAGCTGTGAGTCCCTGTGTGGATGACAAAGCAGAACACCTCCGTTAATAACGACTCAAAATCgaattcttgttgttgtttttttttcattatactgaaaagtgacagtaaagacatttaaaaGATCATTATGTATTccaatttcaaaaataaaatgtagtgCTTGTATTATATTTCCACAAAAATGTtcataataatgtatttaaataattatttttaattaattattattacacaattaatattataaataataataattattatttaagtatattagttttctataaataattattttataataatttatttatataaaacaaatacaataatttaaaaataatgaatttcTGCAGAAtgcaatgatgctgaaaattcaaccttgcatcacaaaaataaaatcacattcaAATGCAAAATGCTAGTTCATAAAAATGCAACCATATTCCACAACATTGCAGTTTTTAACTATATTTCCTAGCTAATCCATGCAACTAGGAGAACGAAACGTTCTGACTGACATTCTCGCAGCTTCAGAACTTCTCTGGTTTGGCTGAAACTGTGGCTTTCACAGAAACATTTGCTTGTTCTGCGCCTGGCACTTCACGCTGCATATTAAACAATGATTTCAAGCAGACAAAAGGCTTCCTCAGAGATGGTTCACAGTCCATCTGGGGGAGCCGTGATGACTAACGCCAGCTTTGTGCAGCCAAAGAACGAGTAGAAACTGTACAAGAGCTCATTGTGCAGAGCTTCTCTGAAAGCTGCTCACCCTGTGAAAGTCATGAATGATGTCTGCCGGGTCGCCGCTTCCGAAATCTGGCACGGGAACGCTGATCTGCTCATAGTTATCGTCCAGGTAGATGCCCACTTTCTCTTCTAACTCCTGTCGGCCGAGTAAAGGGGCGAACACGGGGTCTTCATACATCATCCGACAGTGGAAGAAACTGTCCTCTGGAATCTGGAGGAAAATTAGAGCATTTAATATAGCATACttgttattatttctttatttactttttaatgtgCCGTCATTAATCTTAATGGTGTTCACAGAATACATTTAAgtaataagtaggcccacacggaatctgcgcgcgcagaattccgcagattttccgcagaattccacagatttctgcacattttagcccattattaattctgtttatttacttgagtaaatgtgtaagtctgaatttattcagtttttattcagtaattcattactttttatttaatatattaaggttttagttatgatactctgctggatactcccaaaataattccgcagaaatccgcagatttttaccaaaattctctgcagaaatagcaaaaaatgtccgcagattccatctggccctggtaataagttataaaaataatttaagtttaaagcTAGACATAAATTCTCCCATTCATTGAGTTCTTAGTttgtaaaagtatatatttttaaacacacCTCTGAATAAAACTGACTATATACTGTGGAAGTAATACAGTTCAGTAAAATATACTTGATTATATTATCACTCACTGGaataattataattttgcatCTATTATTAAATGGCCATGTGGAAGTCTAGTATGACCTAAAATATAGTATCGTAAAGTATATAAAAATCGTAAAGTAGTAATAGCACTGATATCTTTGGTTGTCAGGATCAAAAATTATTCCCAGTTATTCTCAATTAGAGTCAGGAAGAttcattttaaaagatgtaatgTTCTTGCAGCAAGGGAACACACAAGAGGTTCCATTCTGGTTGCTCCAAGGGCAGTCTTTCGAGGTCAGTTTATATAGAGGCATACAAACAGATGATGAAGCATTGTCTTTAATCCTTGGTCTAAACAGTTTGTTTTGTAGAATCCTACTGATTATATAATCAAATCATTGTCAGCACAATAATCCTGCAACTGGCACATTCCAACCATTCAACTGACTGAAAACCACAGTTGAGCATGTAAATATATCAAGAAGCACATACATTTATAACATTACCTTTGGGTTTCTTTAAAAGTATACATCTTTAAAAGCATACATATATGGGAATAACATAAATAGAATATATGGAAATGAAGACAAATAAATTTATCGAAcaatactttaaatatataaacaattaaacTGCCTATATACTGTTTAGTAATACAGTTTAGTAAATATTGGCTATATTGGAGGATTAATGCATAATTATGATTATTCCGCTATTAATAAACATCCATGTGCAAGTCTAATATTCAGTAGctcatttaaatgtgaaaaaaaatcttatgctcatatttattttatataacttatCATTATTTTTCagggtgtccgctgggtcttaaaaagcattaaaagttgataaatcaatgtagagaaatttaatgcctttaaaaagcattaaaatgtcttaaatgctattttgtaaGGTATTACATTTGATAGCATTTTTGATTATGCAGTGTATGgtcgtatgctaaagtttgcctgaattaaatctgtgaatatcaggatgctgtgtagtttatgaaatcagtaaaatcctgctagatttcaCATCATGCTGCTGTCTTTACTacagtaaccaaggcaacactattatttctgcagttctataggtgccaacctgctgaattagctagatttaatagatttgtatccagtatatgaataatgttttagttttggattagtttcttacattattatttagtaaatatactgcaagttaaaatctcaccagtgtttccagttgaaacctaaagtggttttaagatcttaaaatgtatggaatgagccttaaaaaggtcttaaaaggtattgaaattcactctctgattcctgtatatactctgtCAAGAtatctatactgtatatatctTGAATGCCAGCAGAAGATTTTACTGAAGTTTTCTTTTTTGAGTAAACATTCTGTTTTGGCTAAAATCTTTCAATTTATAGCATGGCTTATCAGACTTTTGTCAGCATTTTGCGTCAGTGAAGATTAAAAGATTTGGTTCTCGTCCATTTTCTCACTGTTCCAGAAGTAGAGCACAAGCTTCTAAATAGAGGCCACTTGAACTAGTCTAGTGAATGAAAGATCCGGCAAGGTGTTGCTATGGTGATCGCTGAGAAACTGAACTTTGATAGACTTGCTCATGAATAAGAGATGATAAACGGATCCGGTGACGTCTAGAATCTCACCTGAGGGTTGAAGTAATATCTGTAGAGGCACACTGAGGCCATGATCAAGCCTGACAGGAAGATCACCAGGCCGAGCACCACACACCAAAGGCCACTGAAGGGAGACTTCTTAGATCTCACCGGGAGCACCAACTCATCCTTCTGGAGAAACACAAAACAGGTTCACTTAGTTTCAGGAGCTTTTGAAGTCTGGACTGAGGAATAGTTAAAAAGGAATAGTTCAgcgaaaaatttatattttatactttttttttctaactcCAATCCAGTTACATTTACTTTTCTTctgtcaggcccgtagccaggggggagGGTTTGGGTGGTCACCCCTAACTGACAACATTCCAGGATTTGTCCCATACATAatctcatttgtcttattttcactgctatgccatcataaattgtaaaaataacccATAGAAAAAGATTGTTTTAACTAAATagtaaatagagaaaacattttacaaaagacttttattttgaatattggaCTTTATTCATTGAAACAAAAAGTGATCGATAAAAAGGCGTGAAGCATCAAAACCAGCCCATATTAAAGTTACTTTGAAAACTAATTTGGCTATAGTTGTTatccattattttttaaatgtactgttttacaagagaggctacaAAAATCATGTAgccttatattattattaatattattattattaaatggtatttgcctaataaatgacacaaTAGTccacagttttttatttaaaaatcttcaacagattcctatttattttaaatgataaattttgTAACgaatttgtattttcttttttaaataagtatttattctTATTTCTTTATTCCAAATCTTTAGTAACTATGTTTGTACATTAAAAAGTATGGTTATGAGGACCACAAGATAagttaatccagctaaaaatagtgcttaaaatgtcattaaaacgcagtatttaaatctcactattaaacagaaaatgaggcgaatagcTGCAAAAATGTccaattttggggaaaaaaagaaccacccctttcaccaggctgactACAGGCCTGTCTGTGGaacgcaatatatatatatatatatatatatatatatatatgcaatataaatatattttaataaaagttgGCAACCAAATGATTTCAGATCCTACTAACTTTAGTAGTATGAGCCCAAAAAGACAATGGGGGTTAATGGGACCTGAAATGGTTTGATTGTGCacattctttgaaatattttcttttgtgcatCATAAAAGGACTGACATGAACATTGATTTTTGGGTGCATTGTcgctttaaaatttttaattattggCATTGATAAGATTTAGAAATGATCAATACAATTTTTCTTTTACTCTGCCCTCTTTTATTTCTGCCTTGCttttctgtaaaaatatttaaacattaattaaGATACATTTGCATAAGAAATATTATACATGCTATTTGATGCATTTTCCAGAAATCTACAAGTAATTGTCCTTCTTGAGTAAATGTTTccttttttgttagtttattttgcATCATAAATTATGCAATCAAATCTAGAGAGGGTATATAACTTAAATCTCAGAGGGATCGCTGGATTGCTCTTGTCAAAAAAATCAAGAAACTGACCCCAAAAATCTTCTTATACAGCTAGTCCCTAAAAATCTAAGAGTCTCTTTATTTAAATAACAGAGATCATGTGAGAAATCCAGTTCCGGAATAAAGGGGGTAAAGGAGATTTCCAAATGTTAAGCACTAGTCTTTTAGCCCCCACCATGCCTTGCATTAAAGACTCTTGCATTGGTTAAGAGAGGGAAGATGTAATTTGAGAAGCCAAAGATAGCAAGTTTGACATTTGGTAGAATAGGTCTGCTATAAGCCTTGGAGTACCAGTCAAATATGTTTGTCCAGAATCTATTCAGTAGGGGACAGAGCCAAAAGGTGTGAGCAACTGTGCCCTCTGCTATCTTGCATTTGTCGCACATTGGCGAGACAAAAGATTTTATGTAGCTTGGCTTTAGTGTAGTGTAAACAAAGTATGGCCTAGAATTGAATCAGTTGGTGTCTGCTGTTGACTGAGCATGACAGTAAATAGGTCTTGATTTAAGattagttttaaatatttgtaactaataaaaaatacaatagctAAGAATACTCTTAAGtcactaatttttttatttttcccgaAACAATGTCTGAAGTCATTTTTCACCTTGAGTAAATGCATCTTAATTAGTTCATTTTTAGTTCTTCCTGAAAATTATACAATGCTGACTTTTTTTAGAGCATAAACTCACTTAATCATCATCCTTCTCAAATAAATTTAGCTTGACTTCACAGCTTTTATACATTAGtaacacactaaaaaaaaaactccaagcAAGAAACTAATCTTGTGCAGTGCCTCACTTTCAGCACCCAAGAACTGCGCCAAGACATTAGTGAGTCACGGCAGCGTCTCAAGACGTCAGGTGGTGTGAGCAATGCATCCGCCTCCAGTCTCTCAGCGCCGAGGACACCAGCTCCATCAGCCCACGCAGGCTCTGGAGCATCGCAAATCAAACAGACTTGCTGACAGAGCTACTATCTCCGCCTGGCACTGCCATATTTTTAGGCACGTACTGTACTTCCACGCTCCTTATTTGTACAGGAGTTCCTTTCCTACGTAGGGAGGACACACAGCAGCAGCGGGTAGGAGACCGTGTGTGGGTACCAGGCTCAAAATAACAGCTCTAGTATCAGATCAGATGGATCCACGTCATTTTCACTCCACTGGAGAAAAAAATCAATGCAGGCACATGAGGTCAAATTAGAAACGGTGACGCACTGGAGATGTTCTGCGTCGCCCACAAACGTCAGTGTTCGTTCTGAAAAAACGACAGCTGGAGATTTGCTGCATATTAACAGACTTCAAACAAATGCATTCTCAGAAAGTTTTTGCATTAACACTGATGTCGGGCATCCATTTGGTGAAAGCAAAGAGCCGATTTAATCCTAGCTAACTGGATCAAGCGCGCACTGTTTTTATTTGGAAAGGAGGACTGAGTGTTCCAGGCACATGAATACAAAAGACTGCAGTCATTCTCACTGGTACAGCTCAAGTCAAATGGTGATAAAAGGTTTTGCAGCAGAATAACGATTATCAGGAGACTAACAGCAACTGTCAatgtagaaaacacacacacatacatacatacagagacACGCACGCAAGGCTGATTTGTCCAGCACTAATCTGCAGTGGCGGCTCCACACTGAGGGATGATGATGTAATGTTATCCTGTTGTGCATCTCATTACTGGCTCACGTCCAGCAGCTATCAACTAATGCAGACCACAAAGTCTAGCGTataatactttaatatttaatgCATTCATAAATGTCTGAGCAGTTCAGCATAGACATaaaatattacagtttattattatgatgatgttaatatattacatatcttatacatatttaaaatgctttggcattacTATACTAAATGAAACTTGAACTTGTCTAACAAAATAAAGGCAGATGCattttttactaattaaaaaacTAAGTCATACTGTCACCATCATTTAATCCTGTGttgttttttaaacttaaatacatttaaaatagaaTCTCTATATGTGCATATAAATGTTGTAATCCTATGTAATTTCCTATTTTTAAACATGCAAAACTccacaaataatattaaaactgcAGTTATTATTCTAATTTCATACATTATAGTTAGTCTACTACTGTCTTATTTGATTTAGACATCATACCAAATTATAGCATCTTTATAATAtcaattaaaatgcattattattttgtatataactattaaaacactcaaaattattTTAGCAGTTTTCATTTTACTAGAAGGAACATAATGGAGTTTTACACGCACAAAGCAAAAGAGATTGTATTGAAATCAAAGTAAACTCACGTGAGAGTACGGCATTTGGATTTCCTCTTTGTCTCCATCGTTCTCCTTTTCTGGCTTCTGCACAGTCACTTGCTGGAAGGAAATCTTCACCATTTTGTCGACTCCTGCTAGTCTGCTGCGGTCAGGACGTCCAGTGTTGATTGTACCACCAAGGACGCTTCTGAGCTGTGAATGAATCGCTCGGCAGAGGGCGAACTTAAAGAGGATTCCCTCGCTTCCGGCACACTTCAAATTAAGAGTCCACCAATCAGCGACTGCTCTCTAAATTTAGTGTCACtcacaatttttacaaaaaaagaaaaaaaaaaagaaaaaaaagaaaaaagaaaaaggggtcTAGTCTGTTAACCCGTTCACATCCGAAATATGTTACAAGAGACATGAAAGATTGGGTTGCTCTTATTAAAGTATTAGTAGTTGTTCATAATTCTATAGTTATTAGTATGATATCTAACATTGGTTAAACATCCAGACTGTATCAACTACTGGGTTTATTCCTGCAGCCTTTGGTCACCATCACAGAAACACATTTGTGCTTTTCTGTAAACTAATCTGTATCACTATTGACCAGTGATACGGCAATCTGTGTTCACTGTAGACATAAGAACTAACTAAcaactattaaaattaaataatttttaaatctgtGTAAGAGACATAACTCAGTGTTTAATTACTGATTCAGATTAAATAGTTGTGATTAATTGCATAAATAtgcagtgattttattatattaacGCTGCATTGAGATAGTAAACTGTAGTTTGCATGGCATACAGTAATTCCTTAATATTATAGGTTTATTTGGGTAAATTAATAGCCgtatataaaacatcaaatatattATATGATTTGATTGTAttaagaaaaatacaaataaatataatttacacaGACATTACAGGATTTCTGTTAACCAATTCAGATCTGAAATATGTTCTAAGCTGCATAAAAGattggatttgtttttttattaaactattagtaGTTAGTTAATTGTATagttatttataatttgtatagTAACTTTTCATTTGAACACACATTATTTCTAATGTCTAACATTGATTAAACATGCAGACTGTATAAACTACTGGGTTTAATCCTGCTGAGTTTATTCACCAACATAGAAAGACTTTTAGTGTTTTCCTTTCACTATATTGATCAGTAAAACACCAATCTGTGTTCACTGTAGACCTAGGAACTATTAGAactattaacattaaataatctttaaaacCTGTGTAAGAGACATAACTCAGTGTTAAACTACTGATTCAGGTTAAATAGTTGTGATTAATGGCATAAATATGCACggatgtaatattttattatattattgttgcaTTATGATATGAAAATAATCTGTAATTTGCATGGACAATTTCTTAATATTATAGGcttatttggcaaattattagCCATgtataaaataccaaatacactATCTGGTTTGACTAAacttagaaaagaaaaaaaaagaaaaaaaaaaatatatatatatatatatatatatgtatatatatatgtgtgtgtgtgtttgtgtatatatatatatatatatatatatatatatatatatatatatatatatatatatatatatatatatatatatatatatatttataaaatttatacaGACATTGCAGGATTTAAGGCCTGTTAACCCATTCAGATCTGAAATATGTTCCAAGGGGCATAAAAGATTGGATTTTTCGCATTAAACTATTAGTAGATATTAAACTAATTTTGCTTTTCTCCTTTAACATTGGTTAAACATCCAGGCTGTATGAACTACTGGGTTTGATCCTGCTGCCTTTGGTCACCAACATGGAAAGACATTTAGTGTTATTCTGTAAAGAAATATCCATCACTAGATTGATCAGTAATACAGCAATCTGTTTTCACTGTAGACATAAGAAATGTGTGCTTTAtcaaaaatattcatattaaataattaaaacctgTGTGAGAAACAGAACTCAGTGTTAAATTACTGATTCGTTTTAAATAGTTGTGATTAACTGCATAATTATGATGTTatgatattgtattatattaatgttGCATATATGAAAATAATCTGTAATTTGCAGATATTAAGGGTTGATTAATACAAATTAACAACCATGtataaaatatcaaatacattATCTAATTtggggtggctcagtgggtagcactgtcgcctcacagcaagaaggtcgctggttcgagcccatgctgggtcatttggcatttctgtgtggagtttgcatgttctccccgtgttggcgtgggcttcggtttcccccacagtccaaaacatgcgctataggtgaattgaataaactaaatctgctgtagtgtatgtgtgtgcatgaatgtttccaagtactgggctgcagctggaagagcatccgatgtgtaaaacatgctgggtaagttgacagttcattcaaatgtggcgacccctgatgaataaaaggactaagctcaaggaaaatgaatgaatagtctaATTTGACTGTactcagaaaaataaaaatatatttaatttgtacaGACATTACAGGACAGTAATACTTAGAATAATCTAAGTAATAATGATGCAACTCTTCGATTCCATATTTTCATGTTTAAACAATTACTATTTTGtactatataatatatgtaaagaTAAATTACTTTAATTATGCATTAAGATAACTGTAATTTGCATTATAAACAGTGATAGTGCTCATTCTTAATatgacatgtttatttaaaataactaaccTTGTTAATAATGATATATCAATACAATTATCTAGCCATAAATTGAACTGTAGTTTGATAATTGACACAGATTGAAAGTAATACTTGGAATagcaacagagagagagagagagagagagagagagagagagagagagagagagagctccaaTCTATCATTTAAATCAGTCCTTCGTCTCCGCCTGCTTGGACttttattgtggagtttttccaCAAATGGATGTGCATTCCGGTTCTATTTTGGCCGTTTACGGTGTTCTACTACGCGTTGTGATTTGCATCAGACTGCCGGAAGTCAATAAATAACCTGACACCGATTAATGCTTTTTATGGCTCGGATGTAGAACATGAATTAAGATCTACAAACGGTGTGAACAAAATCGAGCATTTTCACGCAATGAAACACAAAATCCTTTAAGATGTCATGATTGATCTTAGCATTTTGGCTTTgtggtttattaaaaaaataatttagtgcCATTAAACCAAGACATTTACAGAAATTAAATGATGTTTTGAACGTAATAAAAAGTATGCAAAAAGATAACTCGCTTTGCTTTTTAATTCACTAAAGCAATGAGTAGATATGTATATGGGGCAAATATATAGGCTAAATATTTGCGAAAATGTGGTTTTCATGTTATTTTTCAGTAGCTACTATTCCTTAGACGTTAACATTCTCCTTTTCTATTCATACACTTTGCATTGCATGTATTAATACTTTCCTAGATGTCCTCAATCCTGATGGCCCACACACATACGCGCACTGGTGATGCAGGACCTGGCAATGATGATGCCGTGTGTCTGAGCTCAATCACAGTAGAGGGCGCACTTTCCACTACGCGGAACTCTCCCTCTGTGATTCTGAACAGTTGTTGTCACATTGAGAGGGGGTTTATGTGCATACAATGATGTCTAGGCCAGAAACACGATTAGAGTTTATAGTGCTCATAAACATGTCAGCCTCAATAAAGTGGAAGTGTAAAGTTGTTTAAGAGATCTGCTTATAAAAAAGCTTTGATAATAATAGACTCAATTTCTGAGAGGATTGTTTCTGGTTTGAGGTCTTTCACTTTATACCTTTCTTTGCAGTTTGATGTCAATTAGTCTATAGTCTGTCATTTTTTAAAcagcatcagttttttttttgctc
This genomic window contains:
- the itm2cb gene encoding integral membrane protein 2Cb isoform X1 codes for the protein MKGAVVPLLHTCANFRTRCEWFLQASYQDNNLQTPRIRPLARAVADWWTLNLKCAGSEGILFKFALCRAIHSQLRSVLGGTINTGRPDRSRLAGVDKMVKISFQQVTVQKPEKENDGDKEEIQMPYSHKDELVLPVRSKKSPFSGLWCVVLGLVIFLSGLIMASVCLYRYYFNPQIPEDSFFHCRMMYEDPVFAPLLGRQELEEKVGIYLDDNYEQISVPVPDFGSGDPADIIHDFHRGLTAYYDIALDKCYVIELNTTIVMPPRNLWELLVNVKRGTYLPQTYMIQEEMVVTGRVRNLRQLGPFIHRLCYAKETYRLRRRSGQRRIDKRETKNCHTIRHFENTFAVETKICERLLL
- the itm2cb gene encoding integral membrane protein 2Cb isoform X2; this encodes MKGAVVPLLHTCANFRTRCEWFLQASYQDNNLQTPRIRPLACAGSEGILFKFALCRAIHSQLRSVLGGTINTGRPDRSRLAGVDKMVKISFQQVTVQKPEKENDGDKEEIQMPYSHKDELVLPVRSKKSPFSGLWCVVLGLVIFLSGLIMASVCLYRYYFNPQIPEDSFFHCRMMYEDPVFAPLLGRQELEEKVGIYLDDNYEQISVPVPDFGSGDPADIIHDFHRGLTAYYDIALDKCYVIELNTTIVMPPRNLWELLVNVKRGTYLPQTYMIQEEMVVTGRVRNLRQLGPFIHRLCYAKETYRLRRRSGQRRIDKRETKNCHTIRHFENTFAVETKICERLLL
- the itm2cb gene encoding integral membrane protein 2Cb, with the translated sequence MVKISFQQVTVQKPEKENDGDKEEIQMPYSHKDELVLPVRSKKSPFSGLWCVVLGLVIFLSGLIMASVCLYRYYFNPQIPEDSFFHCRMMYEDPVFAPLLGRQELEEKVGIYLDDNYEQISVPVPDFGSGDPADIIHDFHRGLTAYYDIALDKCYVIELNTTIVMPPRNLWELLVNVKRGTYLPQTYMIQEEMVVTGRVRNLRQLGPFIHRLCYAKETYRLRRRSGQRRIDKRETKNCHTIRHFENTFAVETKICERLLL